A part of Thermoanaerobaculia bacterium genomic DNA contains:
- a CDS encoding ABC transporter ATP-binding protein encodes MPRFEATKLAKAFDGPPIFRDVSLEAERGLVAVTGRNGSGKSTLLKIFAGLMRPSRGSVAIWRDGAKLPENDRAHEIGFASPELEFIDELTATENLSLLSRAAGRPAAARGIGELLDAFGLARPAHGRRVGEFSSGMKQRVRLAFSLLLDPPVLLWDEPYSNLDTHGIDAARTIMNARRETGLVILATNDRRDIEDADDEVSLS; translated from the coding sequence ATGCCGCGATTCGAAGCGACGAAGCTCGCGAAGGCGTTCGACGGACCCCCGATCTTCCGCGACGTGTCGCTCGAAGCCGAACGGGGCCTCGTCGCCGTCACCGGCCGGAACGGCAGCGGGAAATCCACTCTGCTCAAGATCTTCGCCGGCCTGATGCGGCCGAGCCGGGGGTCGGTCGCGATCTGGCGGGACGGCGCGAAGCTGCCGGAGAACGACCGAGCGCACGAGATCGGCTTCGCTTCTCCGGAGCTCGAGTTCATCGACGAGCTGACCGCGACCGAGAACCTCTCTCTCCTGTCGCGGGCCGCCGGACGCCCGGCGGCTGCGCGCGGGATCGGCGAGCTCCTCGACGCGTTCGGCCTCGCGCGTCCCGCGCACGGCCGGCGCGTCGGCGAGTTTTCTTCCGGCATGAAGCAGCGCGTCCGGCTCGCCTTCTCGCTGCTCCTCGACCCGCCGGTGCTGCTCTGGGACGAGCCCTACTCGAACCTCGACACGCACGGGATCGACGCCGCGCGCACCATCATGAACGCGCGGCGCGAGACCGGCCTCGTGATCCTCGCGACGAACGACCGGCGCGACATCGAGGACGCGGACGATGAAGTCTCCCTTTCCTAG
- a CDS encoding heme exporter protein CcmB → MKSPFPSQAVAVFLRDARRELRRRTTLAAVLFFAAAALILISFSLASVALPPGDRAKLNAGVLWILLFFSASSGLPRSFVREEESGTALALRKIARGEAVLAGKFLFNFLLFLAIAAVAVPLFCLLQTWSPANPWTLTIVLLLSGYGVSFVSTFLSAIVSRAGQKDILFVLTALPLLMPLLLPAVEATARAAADPAFAAIDPVWKVLLSYDGLATVGGMVLMRFVWEG, encoded by the coding sequence ATGAAGTCTCCCTTTCCTAGCCAGGCCGTCGCGGTCTTCCTGCGCGACGCCCGCCGCGAGCTGCGCCGCCGCACGACGCTCGCGGCCGTCCTCTTCTTCGCCGCCGCGGCGCTGATCCTCATCTCCTTCTCCCTGGCTTCCGTCGCGCTCCCGCCGGGCGACCGCGCGAAGCTGAACGCCGGCGTCCTCTGGATCCTCCTCTTCTTCTCGGCCTCCTCGGGGCTTCCGCGGTCGTTCGTCCGCGAGGAGGAGAGCGGGACGGCGCTCGCGCTCCGGAAGATCGCCCGCGGAGAGGCGGTGCTCGCCGGGAAGTTCCTCTTCAACTTTCTGCTCTTCCTGGCGATCGCGGCCGTCGCCGTGCCGCTCTTCTGCCTGCTCCAGACGTGGTCGCCCGCCAACCCCTGGACGCTCACGATCGTTCTGCTGCTGTCCGGCTACGGGGTGTCGTTCGTCTCGACCTTCCTCTCGGCGATCGTCTCGCGCGCCGGGCAGAAGGACATCCTGTTCGTCCTCACGGCGCTTCCGCTCCTGATGCCGCTCCTCCTCCCCGCCGTCGAGGCGACGGCGCGCGCGGCGGCCGATCCCGCGTTCGCCGCGATCGATCCGGTCTGGAAGGTGCTGCTGTCGTACGACGGGCTGGCGACGGTGGGGGGGATGGTGCTCATGCGCTTCGTCTGGGAAGGATAG